The DNA segment GCTGATGTAAGATTTAATTAAATTATTTCGTCCATCCTTACGTCATATTTGCCTGTAGGGATATTATCTTGTTTTTGGAACTCAAAGCATACACCTATCTTGTACGTTTTAGGTATCTTCTTTAGAAATCTGTCATAATATCCTTTTCCACGGCCTAATCTGTTTTTGTCTTTATCGAAACTCATTCCAGGTATCAATGCTACATCTATATCTTCGATATTACAGTACGAATTGCCTGTAGGTTCCATTATACCGTATGCTCCCTGTATTAGATCATATGGACCATTGTATTCTCGTATCTCGATATTCTCTTCGTCTATTACGTAAGGCAGTAATATCTTCTTGCCTTGTGACAATAGGTTATCAATAAGGCTATGGGTGTTGACCTCATCGCTCAACGAATAATACATCAATATAATGTCGGCATTAATAATCCGTTGGTTGCTGATGACTTTCCTTTCAACAGAAAGCGACAATTCATCCAATTGTGCTTGGGTGAATTGTCGCTTTAGGGTTCTTATTTTATTTCTTAATAAAATCTTCTCTTGCATATATGCCGGGATATAATATTATTTTTTACCTGTGGGCTTCTTGGGGAAAGCAGCATTGTTTCTAAACACATAAAGAGCTTTCTTTATGACAGGGTCGTCCTGATTGATGTACTCATTCCATGCATCTTCGTCCATAATGTTATAAATAATTCTACTATCTATACAGGTCTGAAGTAGTTTGTGAGATCTACGTATCATCAAATTACGACGCTTTAGCCCGTGGTCGTTAGCGTAATCTGCAAACTGGCTTACGGTATTCTGCTTGACAAGATAGTCGGATAGCTCCATCATCTCTTTGAAATTATTCAGTTTGATACGGTTATCGTCAGTATAAGAATATGCGAACTGTAAGATAAGTCCACTCATTGCTGCCTGCTTGTAGTATGATGTCATGCCCAGTGTATCTTCTGGCACGAAGATATCAGGTGTGATACCACCGCCACCGTATACGACACGTCCGATGTGTGTATGGTAAGCCGGTCCCTTGTGTTTAATACTGTCTCTTGAGAAGAACTCTCCATGCTCATATCTTGTAAGCAAATCTTGCTGATAATCTTTGTCATCACCTGTAGTATATGGTTTTTGTATACAACGACCTGAAGGTGTGTAATAACGAGCTATGGTAAGCCTTATCATAGAACCGTCAGGGAAAGCGATAGGTTGTTGTACCAGACCCTTTCCGAACGAGCGTCGACCAATGATAGTGGCACGGTCGTTGTCTTGCATGGCACCTGCGAATATCTCTGATGCTGATGCCGAACCTTCATTGATAAGTACGACAAGAGGTATATTCTGATAGCTGCCGCGACCATCTGTACGATAGTCCTCACGTGGTGATTTTCTACCTTTAGTGTATACTATAAGCCGGTTCTTTGGCAAGAATTCGTTGGCCATCTGTACTGCCGAAGCAAGATAACCTCCTGTGTTGTCGCGAAGGTCAATGACAAGGTTGCTGAATCCGCTCTGAGAGAGTTTTGCCAATGAGATTAGCAATTCAGGATAGGTATTTTCAGCAAAGTTTTTAATTTTGATATATCCAGTAGTCTCGTTCAACATATATGTAGCTGATATACTCTTTTGAGGAATATCTCCACGTGTAATAGTGATGAAACGCACCTTCTTCTCGCCATATCTCAAAACGCCAATTTTGACTTTCGTGTCTTTTTGTCCTTTGAGCTTATGCATCGCCTCTTCTTGAGTTACCTGTTTCCCTACAAAAGGTTTGCCGTCAACGTTCACAATCTTGTCTCCTGCGATTACACCTGCTCTTTCGGCAGGACCGTTCTTGATAACATTCTGAACGTGTATGGTATCTTGACGTATAGTAAATTCGACACCTATGCCTGAGAAGGAACTCTTAAGTTCATCGTTTGAAGCCTGCACATCTTTCGCACTTATGTATACAGAGTGTGGATCAAGTTCTGCAAGTATCTGAGGCATCGCTTTCTCAACTAGACTGTCCATGTTTACAGGGTCAACATATTGATCATCAATTATGTGCAACAGGTTGTTCAACTTGTTACTGCTCGAATTGATAATACTCAGGCGATTGCCGGAAAAATGATTTGAATAAAATGTACCTATAACAATACCAAAGATGACACATAGGGCCATCATGAATGGCATATACCGATTTGACTTATTTGGGTTCATCTTCATCTGGATTTAGATAAATAACTTCTATTTTGGCTCTTCTTAATAAATCTATACCATCGTGCAAGCGATATTCTTCTCCATATACCACACGCTTTATTCCTGCTTGTATTATCAATTTTGAACATTCCAAGCATGGGGCTGCTGTGACGTATAATGTAGCACCATCACTATTATTGTTGCTCCGTGCC comes from the Xylanibacter oryzae DSM 17970 genome and includes:
- a CDS encoding 5-formyltetrahydrofolate cyclo-ligase, yielding MQEKILLRNKIRTLKRQFTQAQLDELSLSVERKVISNQRIINADIILMYYSLSDEVNTHSLIDNLLSQGKKILLPYVIDEENIEIREYNGPYDLIQGAYGIMEPTGNSYCNIEDIDVALIPGMSFDKDKNRLGRGKGYYDRFLKKIPKTYKIGVCFEFQKQDNIPTGKYDVRMDEII
- a CDS encoding S41 family peptidase, which encodes MNPNKSNRYMPFMMALCVIFGIVIGTFYSNHFSGNRLSIINSSSNKLNNLLHIIDDQYVDPVNMDSLVEKAMPQILAELDPHSVYISAKDVQASNDELKSSFSGIGVEFTIRQDTIHVQNVIKNGPAERAGVIAGDKIVNVDGKPFVGKQVTQEEAMHKLKGQKDTKVKIGVLRYGEKKVRFITITRGDIPQKSISATYMLNETTGYIKIKNFAENTYPELLISLAKLSQSGFSNLVIDLRDNTGGYLASAVQMANEFLPKNRLIVYTKGRKSPREDYRTDGRGSYQNIPLVVLINEGSASASEIFAGAMQDNDRATIIGRRSFGKGLVQQPIAFPDGSMIRLTIARYYTPSGRCIQKPYTTGDDKDYQQDLLTRYEHGEFFSRDSIKHKGPAYHTHIGRVVYGGGGITPDIFVPEDTLGMTSYYKQAAMSGLILQFAYSYTDDNRIKLNNFKEMMELSDYLVKQNTVSQFADYANDHGLKRRNLMIRRSHKLLQTCIDSRIIYNIMDEDAWNEYINQDDPVIKKALYVFRNNAAFPKKPTGKK